From a single Nothobranchius furzeri strain GRZ-AD chromosome 7, NfurGRZ-RIMD1, whole genome shotgun sequence genomic region:
- the LOC107396974 gene encoding myelin-associated glycoprotein: MGCSRSLIAAPSVNLLTVIMLLSVFLLPDVQSQTKCGKTASLTIEAPQKIEALEGSCLQIPCSFKEKPDKEVDNSKEIFGVWIKSDPVFDKNPNNVIFNSSKIQNIYKMTLTGDLRQKNCTTVFSDLIKPHSDKYFFRIENESFKATAFCHPVQITVSDSAWKPRIEISGDGQQQNSVTVTCSAFTPCPRSPPELTCNLQQVSHRLAENPDGTFTTEIQMTFPLSDTHDGLNISCCARYPVYDPELDASEDTSAPISPSRWVSAGSWVKLNCSIRSTTHVSNFSWSRISSEGVMTVAEGNVYRFNIAEGGAYYCEAAEDEGKQFRVSMCITIKILGIAMLCSAIIIFECWFRSRVSSKQEKDREEEDNIHRVMETQTS, encoded by the exons ATGGGGTGCAGCAGGAGTCTGATAGCAGCTCCGTCTGTGAACCTGCTGACAGTCATCATGCTGCTGAGTGTCTTCTTGCTTCCAG ATGTTCAGAGTCAGACTAAATGTGGTAAGACTGCATCTCTCACCATTGAAGCCCCACAGAAGATTGAAGCTCTGGAAGGATCCTGTTTGCAAATCCCCTGTAGCTTTAAAGAGAAACCAGATAAAGAGGTGGACAACAGCAAAGAAATATTTGGAGTTTGGATTAAAAGTGACCCAGTGTTTGACAAAAATCCCAATAATGTGATTTTTAACAGCAGTAAAATACAAAACATCTATAAAATGACACTTACTGGAGATCTGAGACAGAAGAACTGCACTACGGTCTTTTCTGATTTAATCAAACCTCATTCAGACAAATACTTCTTCAGAATCGAGAACGAGTCGTTCAAAGCGACAGCTTTTTGTCATCCGGTTCAAATAACAGTTTCAG ATTCTGCCTGGAAACCCAGGATAGAAATCTCAGGAGATGGGCAGCAGCAGAACTCTGTGACTGTAACCTGCTCAGCTTTCACTCCCTGTCCACGCTCACCTCCTGAACTCACCTGCAATCTCCAACAAGTCTCTCACAGACTGGCAGAGAACCCAGATGGAACCTTTACAACTGAAATCCAGATGAccttccctctgtcagacacacatGATGGACTCAACATCAGCTGTTGTGCCAGATATCCTGTTTATGACCCAGAACTCG ATGCCTCTGAAGACACCTCAGCACCCATCAGCCCATCACGTTGGGTGTCAGCAGGTAGCTGGGTGAAGCTGAACTGCTCCATCAGATCCACAACTCATGTCAgcaacttcagctggtccaggatCAGCTCAGAGGGAGTCATGACGGTAGCAGAAGGAAACGTTTACAGATTCAACATCGCAGAGGGCGGAGCTTATTACTGTGAGGCTGCTGAAGATGAAG GTAAACAGTTTAGAGTCAGCATGTGCATCACCATAAAGATTTTAGGGATTGCGATGCTCTGCTCTGCAATCATCATCTTTGAGTG CTGGTTCAGATCAAGAGTCTCCAGCAAGCAAGAGAAG gacagagaagaagaagacaatATCCACAGAGTGATGGAGACTCAGACATCATGA